A single region of the Arthrobacter sp. zg-Y820 genome encodes:
- the pth gene encoding aminoacyl-tRNA hydrolase produces the protein MNSNTWLVVGLGNPGPGYSRNRHNIGQMVLDDLASRVGGNFKTHKSRAQILEGRLGIGGPRVILAKPLTYMNLSGGPVSALSKFFDIPADHVVAVHDEIDIPFNTVKLKSGGGEGGHNGLRDMSRALGTKDYLRVRVGVGRPPGRMDTADYVLKDFPSVEAKELPFLIGDAADAVELLLTDGLTAAQQKFHSVGS, from the coding sequence GTGAACAGCAATACCTGGCTTGTAGTCGGGCTCGGGAATCCCGGGCCCGGCTACAGCCGTAACCGGCACAATATCGGCCAGATGGTCCTCGATGACCTGGCCTCCCGGGTGGGCGGGAACTTCAAGACCCACAAGTCCCGGGCACAGATCCTGGAAGGCCGGCTCGGCATCGGCGGCCCGCGCGTCATCCTGGCCAAGCCGCTGACCTACATGAACCTCTCGGGCGGGCCCGTGTCGGCACTGAGCAAATTCTTCGACATTCCGGCCGACCACGTGGTGGCGGTGCACGACGAAATCGACATCCCCTTCAACACGGTCAAGCTCAAATCCGGCGGCGGAGAAGGCGGCCACAACGGGCTCCGCGACATGAGCCGGGCCCTGGGCACCAAGGACTATCTCCGGGTCCGCGTCGGTGTGGGCCGCCCCCCGGGCCGGATGGACACCGCCGACTACGTACTGAAGGACTTTCCCTCCGTCGAGGCCAAGGAACTTCCCTTTCTGATCGGCGACGCGGCGGACGCCGTGGAACTGCTGCTGACCGACGGACTGACCGCCGCACAGCAGAAATTCCATTCCGTCGGCTCCTGA
- a CDS encoding LuxR family transcriptional regulator, which produces MGTDTEERGWLVGRDDSLAEVLRAVEAGGGAVVVGPGGIGKTALVRAAAANSAFHVVKVRGSQIAGRTPFGALAWLISDLPEGLASSPLKLLQELESCFVRQAGGKRILLLVDNAEHLDDSTAMVLSQLVRRSAVTVLAAAEKLSASAPEFLALWTEGLLHRIDVPPLAAEQTRELMQKVLGGRVSSVAAQAMHRHSGGNPQMIRLLTQDQADGGSLVLQGDVWGLAKPLVFSGTVTELITSRLKRLPPAERSLVELLALSNEIPLTVAQTLFPAETLDSLEEGRVVDITDRVIRLASAGTAAAVAGAVRPGRSRELWEEVSPLVDPSLLGPSALDSFARWSLTCQGTLDPETATRAARLSTASDDPESALEFIRAVPVSRRSQAMLLEEVHALEESGHYPEALSALDRIAGVPEPGQLETWVELRLHQAGLLRLFPHHGDPVELLDSIGADLTAYEDQAAYRQAEAAVLLRRSSLAIDSGRTVDVPDRQLSAVASDAALSPTHRLRGLALQSQLLAMSGNGEEALQLLPAFRKEFRSTLAASAMDSAHLRMFQALIACGEYSLAEELVTELVDGGNRRAFRGSAGDAAIGLAHALAGRQDSAFSAVTSVSSQIRLQDSNDVLPLVQAAVGYVLALQGNAEEAGREAAAAAEYRFEPQQPVRLLTHALRLQALLAGDIPRLCGELRSLAGHCLEQGMVAIALLCLAAAARHGDQSVARELAEAAAPATGRWARALWCFGAGIDRNDPALLLESAELASRTGNVLLCNDAARAALVLLDGRTDATSRGLARSALSHERASFRKLRDANTVHARMAALSPFEADLARRAASPATRTEISEALNLSPRTVDWHLGKIFDKLHVSGRSELAEVLG; this is translated from the coding sequence ATGGGGACCGACACTGAGGAGCGCGGCTGGCTGGTGGGCCGCGACGACTCCCTTGCCGAAGTTTTGCGCGCCGTCGAGGCGGGCGGCGGTGCCGTGGTGGTGGGCCCCGGCGGAATCGGAAAAACCGCGCTGGTGCGGGCCGCTGCCGCCAATTCGGCCTTTCACGTGGTGAAGGTCAGGGGAAGCCAGATCGCAGGCAGGACTCCGTTCGGTGCCCTGGCCTGGTTAATCTCCGACCTGCCGGAAGGCCTGGCCTCCAGCCCCCTGAAGCTGCTGCAGGAACTGGAATCCTGCTTCGTGCGGCAGGCCGGGGGAAAGCGGATCCTGCTGCTGGTCGACAATGCCGAGCACCTGGATGATTCAACTGCCATGGTCCTCTCCCAATTGGTGCGCCGCTCCGCGGTAACCGTCCTCGCGGCCGCTGAAAAGCTGTCGGCGTCGGCACCGGAATTTCTGGCCCTGTGGACCGAAGGCCTGCTGCACCGGATCGATGTTCCTCCGCTCGCAGCGGAGCAGACCCGGGAGCTGATGCAGAAAGTCCTTGGGGGACGGGTCTCATCGGTGGCGGCCCAGGCCATGCACCGCCACTCCGGCGGCAATCCGCAAATGATCAGGCTCCTGACCCAGGATCAGGCTGATGGCGGAAGCCTCGTCCTGCAGGGCGATGTCTGGGGCCTCGCCAAGCCGCTCGTCTTCTCTGGGACAGTCACTGAATTGATCACGTCCCGGCTCAAACGGCTCCCGCCGGCGGAGCGCTCCCTGGTGGAGCTGCTGGCCTTGTCCAATGAGATTCCGTTGACCGTGGCGCAGACCTTGTTCCCCGCAGAAACCCTGGACTCCCTGGAAGAGGGCCGGGTCGTGGACATCACTGACCGCGTGATTCGGCTCGCCAGCGCCGGCACTGCCGCCGCCGTTGCCGGGGCCGTGCGGCCGGGCCGCAGCCGGGAACTCTGGGAAGAGGTTTCGCCTCTGGTGGATCCGTCGTTGCTGGGCCCTTCCGCGCTGGACAGTTTTGCCCGCTGGTCGCTGACCTGCCAAGGCACCCTGGACCCGGAGACAGCCACGCGTGCGGCCCGGCTGTCCACTGCATCGGACGATCCTGAATCCGCGCTGGAATTTATCCGGGCAGTTCCGGTTTCCCGGCGCAGCCAAGCAATGCTGCTGGAAGAAGTCCACGCACTGGAAGAATCCGGGCATTATCCGGAGGCCCTGAGCGCACTCGACAGGATCGCCGGGGTGCCGGAACCGGGCCAGCTGGAAACCTGGGTGGAACTGAGGCTGCATCAGGCGGGATTGCTGCGGCTCTTCCCTCACCACGGTGACCCGGTTGAACTCTTGGACAGCATCGGCGCTGACCTCACCGCCTACGAGGACCAGGCCGCATATCGGCAGGCTGAGGCAGCGGTGCTGCTGAGGCGCAGCTCCCTGGCCATTGATTCCGGACGCACCGTTGACGTGCCGGATCGGCAGCTTTCCGCCGTTGCCTCCGATGCTGCCCTTAGCCCGACGCATCGACTTCGGGGCCTCGCCCTGCAGTCCCAGCTCCTCGCGATGTCCGGCAACGGTGAAGAGGCGCTGCAGCTGCTGCCGGCTTTTCGGAAGGAGTTCCGGAGCACGCTTGCCGCAAGTGCGATGGATTCCGCCCATCTCCGGATGTTCCAGGCCCTGATCGCGTGTGGTGAGTACTCGCTGGCCGAGGAGCTGGTCACCGAACTGGTGGACGGCGGAAACCGCCGGGCCTTTCGCGGCAGCGCCGGCGATGCCGCAATCGGATTGGCTCATGCGCTGGCGGGCAGGCAAGACAGCGCCTTCTCCGCCGTGACCTCCGTCAGCAGTCAAATTCGTCTGCAGGATTCCAATGACGTCCTTCCGCTCGTGCAGGCTGCTGTGGGCTATGTCCTGGCTCTCCAGGGGAACGCGGAGGAGGCCGGGCGGGAGGCCGCCGCTGCTGCAGAGTACAGGTTTGAACCGCAGCAACCGGTGCGGCTGTTAACGCATGCACTTCGGCTCCAGGCCCTGCTGGCCGGGGACATTCCCAGGCTCTGCGGCGAGCTGCGCTCCCTGGCCGGGCACTGCCTCGAGCAGGGCATGGTTGCGATTGCCCTGCTCTGCCTCGCTGCAGCCGCCCGGCACGGCGATCAAAGCGTTGCGCGTGAACTGGCGGAGGCCGCCGCCCCCGCCACTGGCCGCTGGGCGAGGGCGCTCTGGTGCTTCGGCGCGGGTATCGATCGAAACGATCCGGCGCTGTTGCTGGAAAGCGCCGAGCTGGCGTCCCGGACGGGGAACGTACTGTTGTGCAACGACGCCGCACGCGCCGCACTGGTGCTGCTGGACGGCAGGACTGACGCCACGTCACGCGGGCTGGCCCGCAGCGCGCTGAGTCATGAGCGCGCCAGTTTCCGAAAACTCCGCGACGCCAATACCGTCCACGCCCGGATGGCAGCACTGAGTCCGTTTGAGGCGGATCTGGCCCGCCGTGCAGCCAGCCCGGCGACACGGACCGAAATAAGCGAAGCGCTGAACCTCTCTCCGCGCACCGTCGACTGGCACCTGGGTAAGATCTTCGACAAGCTGCACGTTTCGGGCCGCTCGGAACTCGCCGAGGTTCTGGGGTAA
- a CDS encoding LuxR C-terminal-related transcriptional regulator — MIEGVAARPLVGREAVLEAVLSSVLRPGGQGAVVVADAGLGKSALAGAVAAEAEGRIRVHRIHTSSSLSRVPYGALAPLLPDLDPRDTDSPLAVMRSLLQRLFPGDDVDPAAAPLLIIDDADALDEAGADLLAQLVASARIRVVLLARRIADIPAGLAGLVWEGALSRHELLPLTEDQVKDLCVQVLGGPVLTSTSTDLARVSGGNPMLVLALLSETVRMGSLVLRNEVWLLQDQMLPPEGRLGDLLRAQLAGLSKEEHEALEIIALAEPLPAATAFELGLHRAVDSLTEAKLVKISAGRGRLLRPMHPVYGEVVRRLVPAARSARLRQRLLTVTDPSERESDNLLRWVCWSLDCGAEVSDADLVAAAYRANNVFDSPAALRTAGAVKGPDHALAARVQAARACFQDGHLDSARELVDGVTAVASDLTTLKMAVLIRVQVHLYNHGDPSGLAAIAAEWLAGVDRIERSADSETADAELIADISSSRRGGRLLALKGRVTAGSFHPAEAELEEILADARRAGDDEAILVAEALLAEILIATGRARAAGILSRDAMVILDRGGHRFLSYSLFVLHRHVDVLLWLGEWEELHATLRQGVSGIFGALVHVGGTADLGLAVLNLRNDDSAAALTHLSAAIEGLRTHDSEGMLPIALGLGALIAAGEGRAAAAEGLLAEIKVLSRRGAAASWLLAHGYAAAARAVMSGEREPPKELGELAAEAEHAGFVAAELELRTLALSFGDLDGMSRLRKISEEFEGPQAEVIGRFARAVLDEDAEELLRLGSDPVEPGWERLAKRCTEEALRLARAGGDRALLKRVQRELNKKNGLPARQKQKAGVPLLTRREHDVAALVMQGCRNAEIAERLFLSVRTVEGHIYRTFEKLGISRREDLKPELLARNSED; from the coding sequence GTGATAGAGGGGGTTGCTGCGCGCCCGCTGGTGGGCAGGGAGGCCGTCCTGGAGGCCGTGCTGTCCAGCGTCCTTCGACCCGGCGGCCAAGGTGCCGTAGTGGTGGCCGACGCCGGATTGGGCAAGAGCGCGCTGGCCGGCGCGGTTGCGGCGGAAGCCGAAGGCCGGATCCGCGTCCACCGGATCCACACCAGCTCCTCGCTGTCCCGCGTCCCCTACGGTGCGCTGGCGCCGCTCCTCCCGGACCTGGACCCCCGGGACACCGATTCTCCGCTGGCCGTGATGCGGTCGCTGCTGCAGCGGCTGTTTCCGGGCGACGACGTCGATCCCGCAGCGGCGCCGCTGCTGATCATCGACGATGCCGACGCCCTTGACGAGGCAGGCGCCGACCTTCTCGCCCAGCTGGTGGCGTCGGCGCGGATCCGTGTTGTCCTCCTGGCGCGGCGGATCGCCGACATACCCGCCGGCCTCGCCGGCCTGGTGTGGGAGGGCGCGCTTTCCCGGCATGAACTGCTGCCGCTGACCGAGGACCAGGTCAAGGACCTTTGCGTCCAGGTCCTGGGGGGCCCGGTGCTGACCAGCACCAGCACTGATCTGGCACGGGTCAGCGGCGGAAATCCGATGCTGGTCCTGGCGTTGCTGTCCGAAACCGTGCGGATGGGCAGCCTGGTGCTCCGCAACGAAGTGTGGCTTCTGCAAGACCAGATGCTGCCGCCGGAGGGACGGTTGGGCGATCTGCTCAGGGCCCAGCTGGCGGGTCTGAGCAAGGAGGAACACGAGGCCCTTGAGATTATTGCCCTGGCGGAGCCGCTGCCTGCCGCAACAGCGTTTGAACTCGGGCTGCACCGGGCCGTGGATTCACTGACCGAAGCAAAGCTGGTGAAGATCTCCGCTGGCCGGGGCCGGCTCCTGCGGCCCATGCACCCGGTCTACGGCGAGGTGGTGCGCCGGTTGGTTCCGGCCGCCCGAAGTGCCCGCCTGCGCCAGCGGCTGCTCACCGTCACCGATCCCTCCGAGCGCGAATCGGACAACCTGCTGCGTTGGGTGTGCTGGTCGTTGGACTGCGGGGCGGAAGTCAGCGACGCGGACCTGGTGGCGGCCGCGTACCGGGCCAACAACGTCTTTGACAGCCCCGCGGCCCTTCGAACAGCCGGTGCCGTCAAGGGGCCGGACCACGCCTTGGCGGCGCGGGTGCAGGCGGCCCGGGCCTGTTTTCAGGACGGGCACCTGGACTCGGCACGGGAACTGGTCGACGGCGTGACGGCGGTTGCATCTGACCTGACCACGCTCAAGATGGCGGTGCTGATCCGGGTCCAGGTGCATCTGTACAACCACGGGGATCCCTCAGGACTGGCCGCCATCGCCGCGGAGTGGCTGGCCGGCGTCGACCGCATTGAACGCAGCGCGGACAGCGAAACCGCGGACGCCGAGCTGATCGCGGACATCAGCTCTTCGCGCCGCGGCGGCCGGCTGCTCGCGCTGAAGGGCAGGGTTACCGCCGGCAGCTTCCACCCGGCGGAGGCAGAACTCGAGGAGATCCTCGCTGACGCGCGCAGGGCCGGCGACGACGAAGCCATCCTCGTCGCTGAGGCGCTTCTGGCCGAGATTCTCATCGCCACCGGCCGCGCCCGGGCAGCCGGGATTCTCTCCCGCGATGCCATGGTTATCCTGGATCGCGGCGGGCACCGTTTCCTCTCCTACTCGCTGTTTGTGCTGCACCGGCACGTGGACGTGCTTCTGTGGCTGGGGGAGTGGGAGGAACTGCACGCGACCCTGCGCCAGGGCGTGAGCGGAATCTTCGGCGCACTCGTCCATGTGGGCGGGACGGCTGACCTTGGGCTCGCGGTCCTGAACCTGCGGAACGACGACTCCGCTGCAGCTTTGACCCATCTGTCCGCGGCGATCGAGGGGCTTCGGACACATGATTCCGAGGGCATGCTCCCGATTGCCCTCGGCCTGGGAGCCTTGATTGCCGCGGGCGAGGGCCGCGCCGCCGCAGCGGAGGGACTGCTGGCTGAGATCAAGGTCCTCAGCCGCCGGGGGGCCGCCGCGTCGTGGCTGCTGGCGCACGGTTACGCGGCTGCGGCCAGGGCCGTGATGTCCGGTGAACGGGAACCGCCGAAAGAGCTGGGGGAGCTGGCCGCTGAGGCCGAACACGCGGGGTTCGTGGCTGCTGAACTGGAGCTGCGGACCTTGGCCCTGTCGTTCGGTGACCTGGACGGGATGAGCCGGCTGAGAAAGATCTCGGAAGAGTTTGAAGGTCCGCAGGCGGAGGTGATCGGACGCTTCGCCCGGGCCGTCCTGGACGAGGATGCCGAAGAGCTGCTGCGGCTGGGATCGGATCCGGTGGAGCCGGGCTGGGAGCGCCTGGCCAAACGGTGCACCGAGGAAGCCCTCCGCCTCGCCCGGGCCGGCGGCGACCGGGCACTGCTCAAACGGGTGCAGCGCGAACTCAACAAGAAAAACGGTCTCCCGGCGCGCCAGAAACAGAAGGCGGGGGTTCCCCTGCTGACCCGCCGGGAACACGACGTCGCCGCTTTGGTCATGCAGGGTTGCCGCAACGCTGAAATCGCCGAGCGGCTCTTCCTCTCGGTTCGCACGGTGGAGGGACACATCTACCGGACCTTCGAAAAACTTGGGATCAGCCGCAGAGAAGACCTGAAGCCGGAGCTCCTGGCCCGCAACAGCGAAGACTGA
- a CDS encoding AAA family ATPase — translation MSTLQHPSPPTGPADARSSAAPAVSPNPERATAPVQRQLLSDARDAARGVVTASLDGRGAVILGAPGIGKTTLAREAAERYGGFQVQLRGSNLSAQTPYGALAWLLSDLPAAELANPVQVLRALEALLLRQAAGRRIIMVIDNAEEIDELAVLVTSELCRRGTVALLLICGDLIRCHQEYVRLWTDGSLKRLDLAPLDPVRTGELLAKTAGGPLTTRARQMLWQQSRGNPLLASLLCRDHIAAKSLVHRRGFWTWVGPPVHTGELLERVEAVLRRFTGEERRAVEILALCRELPLATVLQLVPAHTLDSLEEGSVVTINGGHGQPVRLAWHLQPATIAARIPFGRSRDLWSEMTRVVDLTALTAATAAGLADWSLSVGIAPEGPSALAAARWANETGDTDAALRYARAVVAPRPLAVLLEEADALRAEGKHTQAHRVLAAAETGRAGNPDDAPAELRLRLLIGRALAAARTPGCWDNPELLLERAERLLPEDTGAQPGPTLEVTLARAELLSLAGRFSKMPASLADDFADPAVPAARRLWAGIRCAQQSAAAGRFAEAASLAGQVRNRLAAGIQADVRTREQLFHHLFFLLIQCGELGAAQAMTSAAADPGNSSGLCTPTGTELPLGLVHAYAGRCDVALEFLQPALAQLESHDPDGMLPLAAAAAAYCGLLKRETGSAADLQSPPEAHDHTDPGTESAQRYFRLLASRAYSPPAAADELYLFASDALKAGDVPSALLGFSAAAVSGHRAAAQDLAAAADAADGAPADMYAHLAAGLLNDDVPALIMAAEAALRQRNSLLGHAAAQAARELADGGSNRALLRRARQLEYRSFRTLSPRNSVEHGLSQLGDFERDLALRAAAGETSADLGRRFHLSARTVDWHLGRVFARLHVVGRTDLQNVLTKRE, via the coding sequence ATGAGTACGCTTCAACATCCCAGCCCGCCCACCGGGCCTGCAGACGCCCGCAGCAGCGCGGCGCCGGCTGTTTCTCCGAACCCGGAACGGGCAACCGCACCGGTGCAGCGGCAGCTCCTCAGTGATGCGCGCGATGCCGCGCGCGGCGTGGTCACGGCTTCGCTCGACGGCCGCGGGGCGGTCATCCTGGGCGCGCCGGGCATTGGCAAAACCACCCTCGCCCGGGAAGCCGCGGAACGCTACGGCGGATTCCAGGTACAACTGCGCGGCAGCAACCTCTCGGCCCAGACACCATACGGCGCGTTGGCCTGGCTGCTCAGTGATCTGCCCGCGGCGGAACTCGCCAACCCGGTCCAGGTGCTGCGTGCACTGGAAGCCCTGCTGCTCCGGCAGGCGGCCGGACGGCGGATCATCATGGTGATCGACAACGCCGAGGAGATCGATGAACTGGCTGTGCTGGTGACCTCGGAGCTCTGCCGGCGGGGAACCGTGGCCCTCCTGCTGATCTGCGGTGACCTGATCCGGTGCCATCAGGAATATGTCCGGCTGTGGACGGACGGATCCTTGAAGCGGCTCGACCTGGCACCCCTTGACCCGGTGCGGACCGGGGAACTGCTGGCCAAGACCGCCGGCGGACCGCTGACCACCAGGGCGCGGCAGATGCTGTGGCAGCAGAGCAGGGGAAATCCCCTGCTGGCCTCGCTGCTCTGCCGGGACCACATCGCGGCCAAGTCCCTGGTGCACCGGCGCGGCTTTTGGACCTGGGTCGGCCCGCCCGTGCACACGGGTGAGCTGCTGGAACGCGTGGAAGCGGTGCTGCGCCGCTTCACCGGCGAGGAACGGCGCGCGGTGGAAATACTGGCCCTCTGCCGCGAACTGCCGCTGGCAACTGTCCTGCAGCTCGTCCCCGCCCACACCCTGGACTCCCTCGAAGAAGGATCGGTGGTCACCATCAATGGGGGACATGGCCAGCCCGTCCGGCTGGCCTGGCATCTCCAGCCGGCCACGATCGCGGCCAGGATTCCCTTCGGCCGCAGCCGGGACCTGTGGTCCGAGATGACGCGGGTTGTTGATTTGACCGCCCTCACGGCAGCCACCGCCGCCGGTTTGGCCGACTGGTCCCTCTCCGTGGGAATCGCACCGGAGGGGCCGAGCGCCCTCGCTGCCGCGCGCTGGGCCAACGAAACGGGTGACACCGACGCGGCACTGCGGTATGCGCGTGCCGTCGTCGCCCCGCGGCCCCTTGCCGTTCTGCTGGAGGAAGCGGATGCGCTGAGGGCCGAGGGCAAGCACACGCAGGCGCATCGGGTTCTTGCCGCAGCGGAAACCGGGCGCGCCGGCAACCCGGACGATGCGCCGGCGGAACTGCGCCTGAGGCTCCTGATCGGCCGTGCCCTTGCGGCGGCCCGCACGCCGGGTTGCTGGGACAATCCGGAGCTGCTGCTGGAACGGGCCGAACGGCTGCTGCCCGAAGACACGGGGGCGCAGCCCGGTCCCACGCTGGAGGTCACGCTGGCGCGGGCCGAGCTCCTGTCCCTTGCCGGCCGGTTCAGCAAAATGCCGGCGTCCCTGGCCGACGACTTCGCCGATCCGGCCGTGCCGGCGGCCCGCCGGCTGTGGGCCGGAATCCGCTGCGCCCAGCAGAGTGCTGCCGCCGGCCGGTTTGCTGAAGCGGCATCGCTGGCGGGCCAGGTGCGAAACAGACTGGCGGCCGGCATCCAGGCCGACGTCCGCACCCGGGAGCAGCTGTTCCACCACCTCTTTTTCCTGCTGATTCAGTGCGGTGAGCTGGGGGCTGCGCAAGCCATGACCTCCGCAGCTGCGGATCCCGGAAACAGCTCCGGGCTGTGCACGCCCACCGGCACTGAACTTCCCCTGGGGCTGGTGCACGCCTACGCCGGGCGCTGCGATGTGGCACTGGAGTTTCTCCAGCCGGCGCTGGCGCAGCTTGAATCCCATGATCCGGATGGCATGCTGCCCCTCGCCGCCGCAGCTGCAGCCTACTGCGGCCTGCTCAAGCGGGAGACAGGCAGTGCTGCGGACCTGCAATCGCCCCCGGAAGCTCACGATCACACCGATCCCGGCACCGAATCAGCCCAGCGGTACTTCCGACTGCTGGCGTCGCGGGCTTACTCACCGCCAGCGGCAGCGGATGAGCTTTATCTCTTTGCCTCGGACGCGCTGAAGGCCGGGGACGTCCCGAGCGCACTCCTCGGGTTCTCGGCGGCGGCGGTCAGCGGGCACCGGGCGGCCGCGCAGGATCTTGCCGCGGCGGCCGACGCCGCGGACGGAGCGCCGGCCGACATGTACGCCCACCTTGCAGCCGGCCTGTTGAACGACGACGTTCCGGCCCTGATCATGGCCGCTGAAGCGGCGCTAAGGCAGCGGAACAGCCTCCTGGGCCACGCCGCTGCGCAGGCCGCCCGCGAGCTGGCCGACGGCGGCAGCAACCGGGCGCTGCTGCGGCGGGCGCGGCAGCTGGAGTATCGGTCCTTTCGGACACTGTCGCCGAGAAACAGTGTCGAGCACGGGCTGTCGCAGCTGGGAGACTTCGAGCGGGATCTGGCGCTGCGGGCCGCAGCAGGTGAAACCAGTGCCGATCTGGGTCGGCGGTTCCACCTGTCGGCGCGGACCGTGGACTGGCACCTGGGCCGCGTATTCGCCCGGCTGCACGTTGTGGGCAGGACCGATCTGCAGAACGTACTGACGAAGCGGGAATGA